A genomic segment from Pseudomonas sp. S09G 359 encodes:
- a CDS encoding alpha/beta fold hydrolase has translation MTTLLYTPTPMLNIAYETHGPTHGEPVILLHGFPYDPRSYDEIAPQLAERGYRVLVPYLRGYGPTRFINEQVMRSGQQAALAKDLLDFMDALAIPQATLAGYDWGGRAACIVAALWPERVRGLVTGDGYNIQNIAKSLKPRAPETEHRLWYQFYFHTQRGVDGLTANRRELCELLWSLWSPTWTEGPRLYGQTAPSFDNPDFVEVVIHSYRHRFMYAPGDPTLEAIEQALARQPPISVPSISLCGADDGVGPPPQEDDDVEHFSGVYRRQVLPGVGHNIPQEAPQATLAAICELLERP, from the coding sequence ATGACCACCCTGCTCTACACCCCCACCCCCATGCTCAACATTGCCTACGAAACCCACGGCCCCACCCACGGCGAACCGGTCATCCTGCTGCACGGCTTCCCCTACGACCCACGCAGCTACGACGAAATCGCCCCGCAGTTGGCCGAACGCGGCTACCGGGTTCTGGTCCCCTACCTGCGCGGCTACGGCCCGACGCGGTTCATCAACGAGCAGGTCATGCGTTCCGGCCAACAGGCGGCGCTGGCCAAGGATTTGCTGGATTTCATGGACGCGTTGGCGATCCCCCAGGCCACGCTTGCCGGCTATGACTGGGGCGGCCGCGCCGCGTGCATTGTCGCGGCATTGTGGCCCGAGCGAGTGCGCGGCCTGGTGACCGGCGATGGCTACAACATCCAGAACATCGCAAAATCCCTCAAGCCACGCGCGCCGGAAACCGAGCATCGGCTGTGGTATCAGTTCTACTTCCACACCCAGCGCGGCGTGGACGGACTGACCGCCAACCGCCGCGAGCTGTGTGAATTGCTCTGGTCACTGTGGTCGCCCACCTGGACCGAGGGGCCGCGCCTGTATGGGCAGACCGCGCCGTCGTTCGATAACCCGGATTTTGTCGAAGTGGTGATTCACTCCTATCGCCACCGCTTCATGTATGCCCCCGGCGACCCGACGCTGGAAGCCATCGAGCAGGCCCTAGCGCGGCAACCGCCGATTTCGGTGCCGAGCATTTCGCTGTGTGGCGCCGATGACGGCGTGGGCCCGCCACCGCAAGAGGATGACGATGTGGAACACTTCAGCGGCGTTTACCGGCGCCAGGTGTTGCCCGGCGTGGGCCACAATATTCCCCAGGAGGCGCCGCAAGCTACCCTGGCGGCAATCTGTGAGCTGCTCGAACGGCCCTAA
- a CDS encoding glycoside hydrolase family 15 protein, which produces MVDLNNEPQSAIDAHGIIGDMRSAALVNDKGSIDFYCWPEFDSPSIFCALLDSPEAGTFQLTPDLPNARREQIYLPDTNVLQTRWLSDEAVVEITDLLAISEEPDDLPLLIRRVRVVSGKASIHLRCAVRHDYARIPTVATLDNGTVCFNADGQPGLRLSSSHPLQIKDAAAVASFVLGQEEDAEFVLGGLEDERVDNGCTDLALAHTLKYWRGWIAQSNYRGRWREMVNRSALALKLLTSRKHGAIIAAATFGLPETPGGERNWDYRYTWVRDASFTVYAFMRLGFIDEANAYMRWLKGRVSDCCGQPTKINILYGIDGRQELPETTLDHLSGHGGATPVRIGNEAVDQIQLDIYGELMDAVYLVNKYGEAISHEGWKHTVEVADQVCEVWNQKDVGIWEMRGEQHHFLHSRLMCWVALDRAIRLAYKRSLPAPFARWDQTRQAIYADIWSNFWNEERGHFVQHIGSTALDGSMLLMPLVRFVAATDPRWLSTLEAIQKSLVRDGMVYRYRNDDNPIDGLQGTEGAFAACSFWYVECLARAGQVEKAHLEFEQLLRYANPLGLYAEEFDSQARHLGNTPQALSHLALISAATFLDRKLSGEKTTWQP; this is translated from the coding sequence ATGGTTGATTTGAACAACGAGCCACAAAGCGCCATCGATGCCCACGGCATCATTGGCGACATGCGCAGCGCCGCCCTGGTGAATGACAAAGGCAGCATCGACTTTTACTGCTGGCCGGAATTCGACAGCCCCTCGATCTTCTGCGCGCTGCTCGACTCCCCCGAGGCCGGGACGTTTCAACTCACCCCGGACCTGCCCAACGCCCGACGCGAACAGATCTACCTGCCCGACACCAATGTGCTGCAAACCCGCTGGCTCAGCGATGAGGCCGTGGTGGAAATCACCGACCTGCTGGCCATCAGCGAAGAACCCGATGACCTGCCCCTGCTGATCCGCCGAGTGCGCGTGGTCAGCGGCAAGGCCAGCATTCACCTGCGCTGCGCTGTGCGCCACGACTATGCACGCATACCCACCGTTGCGACCCTGGATAACGGCACCGTGTGCTTCAACGCAGACGGCCAGCCCGGCCTGCGTCTGTCCAGCAGCCACCCGCTGCAGATCAAGGACGCCGCCGCCGTCGCCAGCTTTGTGCTGGGCCAGGAGGAAGATGCCGAGTTTGTGCTGGGCGGCCTCGAGGATGAACGGGTGGACAACGGCTGTACCGACCTGGCGCTGGCACACACCTTGAAGTACTGGCGCGGCTGGATCGCGCAATCGAACTATCGCGGGCGCTGGCGTGAAATGGTCAACCGCTCGGCCCTGGCCCTCAAGCTGCTGACCTCGCGCAAACATGGCGCAATCATCGCCGCCGCAACCTTCGGCCTACCGGAAACTCCCGGCGGCGAGCGCAACTGGGACTACCGCTACACCTGGGTCCGCGACGCTTCGTTTACCGTCTACGCCTTTATGCGCCTGGGTTTTATCGACGAGGCCAACGCCTATATGCGCTGGCTCAAAGGCCGAGTCAGTGACTGCTGCGGCCAGCCGACCAAGATCAACATCCTGTACGGCATCGACGGGCGCCAGGAGCTGCCCGAGACCACCCTGGACCACCTCAGCGGCCATGGCGGCGCCACACCAGTGCGCATCGGCAATGAGGCGGTGGACCAGATCCAGCTGGATATCTACGGCGAACTGATGGACGCGGTGTACCTGGTCAACAAATACGGCGAGGCCATCTCCCACGAAGGCTGGAAACACACGGTGGAAGTCGCCGACCAGGTCTGCGAAGTCTGGAACCAGAAGGACGTGGGTATCTGGGAAATGCGCGGCGAGCAGCATCACTTCCTGCATTCGCGGCTGATGTGCTGGGTGGCCCTGGACCGCGCCATCCGCCTGGCGTACAAGCGCTCACTGCCGGCGCCGTTTGCACGCTGGGACCAGACGCGCCAGGCGATCTACGCCGACATCTGGAGCAACTTCTGGAACGAAGAACGCGGGCATTTTGTGCAACATATCGGCAGCACCGCCCTCGACGGCTCGATGTTGCTGATGCCCCTGGTGCGCTTCGTCGCCGCCACCGACCCGCGCTGGCTGTCGACCCTGGAAGCCATCCAGAAAAGCCTGGTGCGCGACGGCATGGTCTACCGCTACCGCAACGACGACAACCCGATTGACGGCCTGCAAGGCACCGAAGGCGCGTTCGCGGCGTGCTCATTCTGGTACGTCGAATGCCTGGCCCGCGCCGGACAAGTGGAAAAGGCCCACCTCGAATTCGAACAACTGCTGCGCTACGCCAACCCGCTGGGCCTCTACGCCGAAGAATTCGACAGCCAGGCCCGCCACCTGGGCAACACGCCACAGGCGTTGAGCCACTTGGCGCTGATCAGCGCGGCGACATTCCTGGACCGCAAACTCAGCGGAGAAAAGACTACCTGGCAGCCCTGA
- a CDS encoding glucose 1-dehydrogenase, whose protein sequence is MRISLEQQVALVTGASSGIGAGAAKALAQAGAAVVLNYNRQAAPAEALAEQINAEGGRAIAIAADVSKEADVERLFAQTLDAFGHLDILVANSGMQKDAALVDMTLDDWNSVIGVNLTGQFLCARAAVRIFQRQGLREGVSRAAGKIIHMSSVHQLIPWAGHVNYAASKGGVEMLMRTLAQEVSEQRIRINGIAPGAIRTAINRAATEGAAEQALLKLIPYGRVGDVQDVANAVVWLASDASDYVVGSTLFIDGGMSLYPEFRDNG, encoded by the coding sequence ATGCGAATTTCGTTGGAGCAACAAGTGGCCCTGGTGACGGGCGCCAGTTCCGGAATCGGTGCCGGTGCAGCCAAGGCCCTGGCGCAGGCGGGCGCTGCCGTGGTGCTGAATTACAACCGCCAGGCCGCGCCGGCCGAAGCCCTGGCCGAGCAGATCAATGCCGAGGGCGGCCGGGCGATTGCCATCGCTGCCGACGTCTCTAAAGAAGCCGACGTAGAACGCCTGTTTGCGCAGACCCTCGATGCCTTCGGCCACCTGGACATCCTGGTGGCCAACTCCGGTATGCAGAAGGACGCCGCGCTGGTCGACATGACCCTCGACGACTGGAATAGCGTGATCGGCGTCAACCTCACCGGCCAATTCCTCTGCGCCCGGGCGGCGGTGCGTATTTTCCAACGCCAGGGGCTGCGTGAAGGGGTGTCACGGGCCGCCGGCAAAATCATTCACATGAGCTCGGTGCACCAACTGATCCCCTGGGCCGGGCATGTGAACTACGCGGCGTCCAAGGGCGGCGTGGAGATGCTGATGCGCACCCTGGCCCAGGAAGTCAGCGAGCAGCGCATCCGCATCAATGGCATTGCACCCGGGGCGATTCGTACTGCGATCAATCGCGCAGCCACCGAGGGCGCAGCCGAACAGGCACTGCTGAAGTTGATTCCCTACGGCCGTGTCGGCGATGTGCAAGACGTGGCCAACGCCGTGGTGTGGCTGGCCAGTGATGCCTCCGACTATGTGGTGGGCAGCACCTTGTTTATTGATGGCGGCATGAGCCTTTACCCGGAGTTTCGTGACAATGGTTGA
- a CDS encoding HAD family phosphatase: MCLSAVQGELPDQEKSPAYNGLPKLVIFDCDGVLVQSEEITLSVLISLLNARASGNFKLDEALFIERFRGRKIADCLGEAEQLLNLELGSQFEADFRAQALQALTLNLKATDGMLEVLQALDIPYCVASSAPRNKIEHCLSVAGLLSYFDGRIFSCYELGRWKPDPLVFLTACDRYNIAVGDALVIEDSVAGIQAAVAANIKVLGFAPVERHSLLAEAGALTFSDMRELLTLINN; encoded by the coding sequence ATGTGCCTTTCGGCCGTTCAAGGAGAATTACCAGACCAGGAAAAGTCGCCGGCCTATAACGGCTTGCCAAAGTTGGTGATCTTCGATTGCGACGGTGTACTTGTGCAAAGCGAAGAGATCACCTTGTCTGTGTTGATCAGCCTGCTGAATGCCCGTGCATCGGGCAACTTTAAACTTGATGAAGCGCTGTTTATCGAGCGTTTTCGTGGGCGCAAGATTGCTGATTGTTTGGGCGAAGCCGAACAGTTATTGAATCTTGAACTGGGCAGCCAGTTCGAGGCGGACTTTAGAGCCCAGGCGCTGCAGGCGTTGACGCTTAATTTGAAAGCCACCGACGGCATGCTGGAAGTGTTACAGGCATTGGATATTCCTTATTGCGTAGCCTCGAGTGCGCCGCGCAACAAGATAGAACATTGCTTGAGTGTTGCCGGGCTGCTCTCTTATTTCGATGGGCGAATATTCAGTTGTTATGAATTGGGCCGTTGGAAACCCGATCCTCTGGTGTTTTTGACCGCCTGTGACCGCTACAACATAGCGGTTGGCGATGCCCTGGTTATTGAAGACAGTGTGGCTGGTATCCAGGCGGCGGTGGCCGCGAATATTAAAGTGTTGGGTTTTGCTCCTGTCGAGCGGCATTCGTTGTTGGCCGAGGCCGGCGCCTTAACGTTTTCTGATATGCGTGAATTGTTGACCCTTATTAATAATTAG
- a CDS encoding transaldolase family protein has protein sequence MNTLGYIERLKRNDPSSEVWWDSSTVVYAPYKRHLLDKYPAAAAHIEQLMPDAFSPARGFCSVTTNPRLVTAVILEKREYWASRFNLASLSPAELRKKLYNEVITEGATALAPLWVQSAQAEGWICAQVDPVDVRCAERMTARGLELRQLAPNVMVKVPGSLEGMSTIEDLVAQGSSVNITFCFTVSQFQAGIQAIERGLASAQRNGVDTRHCKYVITFMIGRLACQPEFALQAAERGLALDCEELRWAELMIYQQIQALVAASTVPVKTLLSSIKIDIDERGNKHCWHLEKTGQRATCYTLTPDVVEFLIERESHGKPVVPATEPLQVPPATFAKLIRIPYFCEAYFIDSIEPYDFGNHEAFINACNEANSAHRRLADYCVRLCPVTKPFKRSLNALLAAEFGVIA, from the coding sequence GTGAACACACTCGGTTATATAGAACGGTTAAAACGCAATGACCCATCTTCAGAGGTGTGGTGGGACTCATCAACCGTGGTGTACGCGCCCTATAAAAGGCACTTGCTGGATAAGTACCCGGCAGCGGCAGCCCACATAGAACAGCTGATGCCGGACGCATTCTCGCCGGCCAGAGGGTTTTGCAGTGTCACCACCAACCCGCGGCTGGTGACCGCCGTTATTCTCGAAAAACGCGAGTACTGGGCGTCGAGATTTAACCTGGCGAGCCTGTCCCCCGCCGAGTTGCGCAAGAAGCTGTACAACGAAGTCATCACTGAAGGCGCCACTGCACTGGCACCGCTGTGGGTGCAATCGGCCCAGGCCGAGGGGTGGATCTGCGCCCAGGTCGACCCTGTGGATGTGCGCTGCGCCGAACGCATGACTGCCCGGGGGCTGGAGCTGCGACAGCTGGCGCCAAACGTGATGGTCAAGGTGCCGGGCAGCCTGGAAGGGATGTCGACCATCGAAGACCTGGTGGCCCAGGGCAGCTCGGTGAATATCACGTTCTGCTTTACGGTTTCCCAGTTCCAGGCCGGTATCCAGGCGATAGAACGGGGCCTGGCCAGCGCGCAGCGCAACGGTGTCGACACCCGCCACTGCAAATACGTGATCACCTTCATGATCGGGCGTTTGGCCTGCCAGCCGGAGTTTGCGCTGCAGGCGGCAGAACGTGGCCTGGCGCTGGATTGCGAAGAGCTGCGCTGGGCCGAACTGATGATTTACCAACAGATCCAGGCGCTGGTCGCGGCCTCGACCGTGCCGGTCAAAACCCTGCTTTCCAGTATAAAAATCGATATCGACGAGCGCGGCAACAAACACTGCTGGCACCTGGAAAAAACCGGTCAGCGTGCCACTTGCTACACCTTGACGCCGGACGTGGTGGAGTTCCTGATCGAGCGCGAAAGCCACGGCAAGCCAGTCGTGCCGGCGACCGAGCCACTGCAGGTGCCGCCAGCGACCTTCGCCAAGTTGATCCGCATCCCGTATTTCTGCGAAGCGTATTTCATCGACAGCATCGAGCCGTACGACTTCGGCAACCATGAGGCATTTATCAACGCCTGCAACGAAGCCAACAGCGCCCACCGGCGCCTGGCGGACTACTGCGTTCGTCTCTGCCCGGTGACAAAACCGTTCAAGCGTTCCCTCAACGCACTGCTGGCGGCCGAATTCGGGGTGATCGCATGA
- a CDS encoding sulfotransferase family protein, with translation MNRMVGLWAHPRSRSTVLERVFIERGDFEVFHEPFAHMAFSADSAIPSDEWDDSLPTTYSGIKEHLLAAKQRTNVFHKDMCYHCLDDLKVDLEFLAQQDNIFLIREPASSIISHHRVHPDMPMQAIGHKALYDIFCVVTKLTGKVPYVINADDLAAEPERVMRKLCDYLDIEFLPHAMTWKRECPPQWKTWRSWHVAAENSERIISPPNQHIDMQALDQHPKLRALYEYHRTYYARMNEFCQ, from the coding sequence ATGAACCGGATGGTTGGGTTATGGGCGCACCCACGCTCGCGCTCTACCGTGTTGGAGCGGGTGTTTATCGAACGTGGGGATTTCGAGGTGTTCCACGAGCCGTTCGCCCACATGGCGTTTTCCGCGGATTCGGCGATCCCTTCGGATGAATGGGACGACAGTTTGCCCACTACGTATTCGGGCATAAAGGAACACTTGCTGGCGGCCAAACAACGCACCAATGTTTTTCATAAAGACATGTGCTACCACTGCCTGGATGACTTGAAAGTTGATCTGGAGTTTCTGGCGCAGCAGGACAATATCTTTCTGATTCGCGAACCGGCCAGCAGTATTATTTCCCACCACCGCGTACACCCGGATATGCCGATGCAGGCCATTGGGCATAAAGCCTTATATGACATCTTTTGTGTGGTGACAAAACTCACCGGCAAAGTGCCGTATGTGATCAATGCGGATGATCTTGCCGCTGAGCCAGAACGGGTTATGCGTAAACTCTGTGATTATTTGGATATCGAGTTTCTCCCGCACGCCATGACTTGGAAGCGCGAGTGTCCGCCCCAGTGGAAAACCTGGAGAAGTTGGCACGTGGCCGCCGAGAACAGTGAGCGAATTATTTCGCCGCCGAACCAACACATCGATATGCAAGCACTCGACCAGCATCCGAAGTTAAGGGCGTTGTACGAATACCATCGGACGTATTACGCGCGTATGAACGAATTTTGCCAATAA
- a CDS encoding SDR family NAD(P)-dependent oxidoreductase, producing MKKLIVTGAANGIGRATVEQAIQDGYFVIAADKDAQGLEALQHRYTTDVLETHVADFADNAVIKGFIPALYERHATIYALVNNAGIYHGKSVYAYSDEQVDEILNVNLKALVYLSKDFAEREIKHEAPRSIVNIASVAGEVGSCDALYGATKAAVIGLTKANAWNFAPFVRVNAVSPALIHDTAIYATIPEYRRAEYARQEILNEPIRPSGVAEVILLLVGEGMRHMTGKVIPVDNGAYPR from the coding sequence ATGAAAAAGTTGATTGTGACCGGCGCGGCCAATGGCATTGGCCGGGCGACTGTAGAACAAGCGATCCAGGACGGCTATTTCGTTATTGCTGCTGATAAGGATGCGCAGGGCCTTGAAGCGTTACAACACCGTTATACGACGGATGTGTTGGAAACCCACGTTGCCGACTTCGCGGATAACGCGGTGATCAAGGGTTTTATTCCAGCGTTGTATGAACGCCACGCGACGATTTATGCCTTGGTGAATAACGCCGGTATTTACCATGGCAAAAGTGTCTATGCCTATTCCGACGAGCAAGTCGATGAAATCCTCAATGTGAACCTCAAGGCACTGGTTTATCTGTCCAAGGACTTCGCCGAACGCGAAATCAAGCACGAAGCCCCGCGCAGCATCGTCAATATCGCCTCGGTGGCGGGGGAGGTGGGCAGCTGTGATGCCCTCTACGGTGCCACCAAGGCGGCAGTTATCGGCCTGACCAAGGCCAATGCCTGGAATTTCGCGCCGTTTGTGCGGGTAAACGCCGTGTCCCCGGCGCTGATTCATGACACCGCGATCTACGCCACCATTCCCGAGTACCGGCGCGCCGAGTACGCGCGCCAGGAAATCCTCAACGAGCCTATCCGGCCCAGCGGCGTCGCCGAGGTGATCTTGCTGCTGGTCGGTGAGGGCATGCGCCACATGACCGGTAAGGTCATACCGGTCGACAACGGAGCCTACCCGCGATGA
- a CDS encoding bifunctional 2-polyprenyl-6-hydroxyphenol methylase/3-demethylubiquinol 3-O-methyltransferase UbiG, producing the protein MNQMSGRKHHEVASYSAQYSADFVERWDELIDWDKRKAGEDGFFERLLREHGVRSVIDVSTGSGFHAVQLKQAGFEVVATDGSSTMLTKARANFRQRGLEIESHYMEWLALDPSVLGQFDAVVCLGSSLCHVFAAHDRLRVLEKFRALLKPGGLLIVDQRNFFAIRAGNFKASGNYYYCGTNASVSLGQVDQQLCEFIYTFDDTEQYRLKVYPLLPGELATEVLASGFSAHESYGDFQRDYDMMNCDFIIHTARAI; encoded by the coding sequence ATGAATCAGATGTCAGGGCGCAAGCACCACGAAGTGGCCAGTTATTCCGCGCAATACTCGGCGGATTTCGTCGAGCGTTGGGATGAGTTGATCGATTGGGACAAACGCAAGGCCGGCGAGGATGGCTTTTTTGAACGGCTGCTACGCGAGCACGGCGTGCGCTCGGTGATCGATGTGTCGACCGGCAGTGGCTTCCATGCGGTCCAGCTCAAGCAGGCCGGTTTCGAGGTGGTGGCCACGGACGGCAGCAGCACGATGCTGACCAAGGCACGCGCAAATTTCCGCCAGCGCGGGCTGGAAATCGAATCCCACTACATGGAGTGGCTGGCGCTCGACCCGAGCGTGCTGGGGCAGTTCGATGCGGTGGTATGCCTGGGCAGTTCGCTGTGCCATGTGTTTGCCGCCCATGACCGCCTCAGAGTGTTGGAAAAATTCAGGGCATTGCTCAAGCCGGGCGGCTTGCTGATTGTGGATCAACGCAACTTCTTTGCCATTCGCGCGGGCAACTTCAAGGCCAGCGGCAATTACTACTACTGCGGCACGAATGCGTCCGTGAGCCTGGGGCAGGTCGACCAGCAGTTGTGTGAGTTCATCTACACCTTTGATGACACCGAGCAGTATCGGCTGAAGGTGTATCCGTTGCTGCCGGGTGAGTTGGCCACGGAAGTGCTCGCATCGGGGTTTTCAGCGCACGAGAGCTACGGCGATTTCCAGCGTGACTACGACATGATGAATTGCGATTTCATCATCCACACCGCACGCGCCATTTAA
- a CDS encoding nitrate/nitrite transporter, whose amino-acid sequence MSTLVQSPPRTMDSVVLAVVLTGFVASTYGFGVYLFANLVVDMRRDIGFDYTTVGVITGGAQIGFLLFSSVTSVISRYFEGWKISLVSTLMTSLALLGLSVSDSIWVSGALLILLGGCSASVYIPLAEIVTKGFSPGNRSRVMGLISSGTSYGVFINGLLVSFLTLHGGWRSIWLTAGLISVALCLVAWFLLRTMAAGQDMGFSGARSAVVGSDRPWLSRSLYLTWAIAFLNGMALLPFQTYLAPFLRDELGVSVQDTGFIWTTLGAVGMASGFLVGWIADKVGVRASLAMCFLSAGLAAALVFRFNSLPLFYLAAFLFALAFYPIFGLVPSYIGQIVPVNRLTQAFGIANVLIGLGGVCGNFLGGFSKDLTGSFSTVYWVVALLLFGQCVMVFMLGKQPVSATEEGERP is encoded by the coding sequence ATGAGCACACTCGTACAAAGCCCCCCGCGCACTATGGACAGCGTGGTGCTGGCGGTGGTGTTGACCGGCTTCGTGGCCAGCACCTATGGCTTCGGCGTTTACCTGTTCGCCAACCTGGTGGTGGACATGCGCCGGGACATCGGTTTCGACTACACCACGGTGGGCGTGATCACCGGCGGCGCGCAGATCGGCTTCCTGCTGTTTTCATCGGTCACAAGTGTCATCAGCCGGTATTTCGAGGGCTGGAAAATCAGCCTGGTGTCCACGCTGATGACGTCCCTGGCGTTGCTGGGGCTGAGTGTCAGCGACAGCATCTGGGTGTCCGGTGCGCTGTTGATTCTGCTCGGCGGCTGCTCGGCGTCGGTGTATATCCCGCTGGCGGAAATCGTTACCAAGGGCTTCAGCCCGGGTAACCGCTCGCGGGTCATGGGGCTGATCTCCAGTGGCACCAGCTATGGGGTGTTTATCAATGGCTTGCTGGTGTCGTTCCTCACCCTGCATGGCGGCTGGCGTTCTATCTGGCTGACCGCCGGGCTGATCTCGGTGGCCCTGTGCCTGGTGGCGTGGTTTCTGTTGCGCACGATGGCGGCCGGCCAGGACATGGGGTTTTCCGGCGCGCGCTCGGCGGTCGTAGGCAGCGACAGGCCCTGGCTGAGCCGTTCGCTGTACTTGACCTGGGCTATCGCGTTTCTCAATGGCATGGCGTTGCTGCCGTTCCAGACTTACCTCGCGCCGTTCCTTCGAGACGAGTTGGGCGTGTCGGTGCAGGACACCGGGTTTATCTGGACTACCCTTGGCGCCGTGGGCATGGCCTCGGGCTTCCTGGTGGGGTGGATTGCCGACAAGGTCGGGGTGCGGGCGTCGCTGGCAATGTGCTTTCTGAGTGCCGGGCTGGCTGCCGCGCTGGTGTTCCGCTTCAACAGCCTCCCGCTGTTTTATCTGGCGGCGTTTTTGTTTGCGCTGGCGTTTTACCCGATCTTCGGGCTGGTCCCCAGCTACATCGGGCAAATTGTGCCGGTCAACCGCCTGACCCAGGCGTTCGGCATCGCCAATGTGCTGATTGGCCTGGGCGGCGTGTGCGGTAACTTCCTGGGCGGTTTTTCCAAGGACCTGACCGGGTCGTTCTCGACGGTCTATTGGGTGGTGGCGCTGTTGCTGTTCGGGCAATGCGTGATGGTCTTCATGTTGGGTAAACAGCCGGTGTCGGCAACCGAAGAGGGTGAGCGGCCATGA
- the cysC gene encoding adenylyl-sulfate kinase produces the protein MSHFAHSPNQNLHAFAFSHLRAERSPLQQKPLVIWMTGISASGKSTIADALDIALQAQGRLTSIIDGDSVRGGLCRDLGFTDSDRDENIRRVAEVARLMLEAGLVVIVALISPSAASRHYARSIIGNEFFVEVHVDAPLETAEQRDPKGLYKKARAGLIKHFTGIDSAYDLPVFPEVHLDTQALSVEQSVETILDWVARRDDHP, from the coding sequence ATGAGTCATTTTGCGCACAGTCCAAACCAGAACCTGCATGCATTTGCGTTCAGCCATTTACGCGCCGAACGGTCGCCCCTGCAGCAAAAGCCCCTGGTCATCTGGATGACCGGCATCTCGGCCTCCGGCAAGTCGACCATCGCCGATGCGCTGGACATCGCCCTGCAGGCACAAGGGCGGTTGACCAGCATTATTGACGGTGACTCGGTGCGCGGCGGCTTGTGCCGGGACCTGGGGTTTACCGACAGCGATCGGGACGAGAACATCCGGCGTGTCGCGGAAGTCGCGCGCTTGATGCTGGAGGCCGGGCTGGTGGTGATCGTGGCGCTGATCTCGCCGTCAGCGGCCAGCCGGCATTACGCGCGCTCCATCATCGGCAATGAGTTTTTTGTTGAAGTGCATGTGGATGCGCCGCTGGAAACTGCCGAACAGCGCGACCCCAAAGGCTTGTATAAAAAGGCCCGCGCGGGGTTGATCAAGCATTTCACCGGCATTGATTCCGCCTACGACCTGCCGGTTTTTCCGGAAGTGCACTTGGATACCCAGGCGCTGTCGGTTGAACAGTCTGTCGAGACCATTCTGGATTGGGTCGCCCGCCGCGACGATCACCCGTAG
- a CDS encoding CGNR zinc finger domain-containing protein: MTHFTGTAKSIRLIGGARVLDFINTTNGRRPGTALKVLEERLTSFQFFFEWALHASLISAQEFDDYKPMVFESPISYQPNLDAILAFRECLYAVLYPLSMHQAAPAAALQQINRTFQQGVTWRVLHSVDGRPAWAWNPCTSAQALTEMLLGRLAIEATQMLLSGDLHALRSCGDTDCDWVFLDVSKNKQRKWCQMSVCGSRKKLSRLKQVAGQP; encoded by the coding sequence ATGACGCATTTTACGGGCACTGCAAAATCGATCCGTCTGATTGGCGGGGCCCGGGTACTGGACTTTATCAACACCACCAACGGCCGGCGCCCCGGCACTGCGCTGAAGGTATTAGAGGAGCGGCTTACCAGCTTTCAGTTCTTCTTTGAGTGGGCGCTGCATGCATCATTGATCTCGGCCCAAGAGTTCGATGACTACAAGCCAATGGTGTTTGAGTCACCTATTTCCTACCAGCCGAACCTGGACGCCATTCTTGCGTTCAGGGAGTGCCTGTATGCGGTGCTTTACCCGTTGTCGATGCACCAGGCCGCGCCTGCTGCGGCCTTGCAGCAGATCAACCGGACATTCCAGCAGGGCGTCACCTGGCGGGTGTTGCATTCGGTGGATGGGCGGCCTGCCTGGGCGTGGAACCCCTGCACCTCGGCGCAGGCGTTGACCGAAATGCTGCTGGGGCGCCTGGCCATCGAAGCAACGCAGATGTTGCTGTCCGGTGATCTGCATGCGTTGCGGAGTTGCGGCGATACCGATTGCGATTGGGTGTTTTTGGATGTTTCCAAGAACAAACAGCGCAAATGGTGCCAGATGAGCGTGTGCGGCAGCCGGAAGAAACTCAGCCGTCTCAAACAGGTGGCTGGCCAACCCTAG